A genomic segment from Sciurus carolinensis chromosome 1, mSciCar1.2, whole genome shotgun sequence encodes:
- the LOC124990189 gene encoding 3 beta-hydroxysteroid dehydrogenase/Delta 5-->4-isomerase-like, with product MTGWSCLVTGAGGFLGQRIISMLVQEKELQEVRALDKVFRPEIKEEFSKFQTKTKVTLLEGDILDAQCLKRACQGISVVIHTAAIIDVWCVNSRQTIIDVNLKGTQLLLEACIQASVPVFIYTSSVEVAGPNSYKEIIQNGTEEEHHETTWTAPYPYSKKLAEKAVLAANGSTLKNGDTLWTCSLRPMYIYGEGSPLLSRLVMQTLRNNGVMRREGKHSEVNPVYVGNVAWAHILASRSLRDPKKAASIGGQFYYISDDTPHQSYDKLNYTLCKAGGFCVDSRLSLPLSLMYWLAFLLEIVSFLLSPIYQYQPPFSRHILTVSNSVFTFSYKKAQRDLGYNPLYSWEEAKKKTMGWVTSLTEQLRETIKTKSK from the exons ATGACTGGGTGGAGCTGCCTGGTGACAGGAGCCGGAGGATTTCTGGGCCAGAGGATCATCAGCATGTTGGTGCAGGAGAAGGAGCTGCAGGAGGTCAGGGCCCTGGACAAGGTCTTCAGACCAGAAATCAAGGAGGAATTTTCTA AGTTTCAGACAAAGACCAAGGTGACATTGCTGGAAGGAGACATTCTGGATGCCCAGTGCCTGAAGAGAGCCTGCCAGGGCATCTCGGTTGTCATCCACACAGCTGCTATCATTGATGTCTGGTGTGTCAACTCCAGACAGACTATCATAGATGTCAATCTGAAAG GTACCCAGCTCCTGTTGGAGGCTTGCATCCAAGCTAGTGTGCCAGTCTTCATCTACACCAGCTCAGTAGAAGTAGCTGGACCTAACTCCTATAAGGAGATTATCCAAAATGGCACTGAGGAAGAGCACCATGAAACTACATGGACTGCTCCATACCCATACAGCAAAAAGCTGGCTGAGAAGGCTGTGCTGGCAGCTAACGGGAGCACTCTGAAAAATGGGGACACTTTGTGGACTTGTTCCTTAAGGCCCATGTACATCTATGGGGAAGGAAGCCCTTTACTTTCTCGTCTTGTGATGCAGACCCTCAGGAACAATGGGGTCATGAGAAGAGAAGGCAAGCATTCTGAAGTCAATCCAGTCTATGTGGGCAACGTGGCCTGGGCACACATTCTGGCCTCCAGGAGCCTGCGGGACCCCAAGAAGGCTGCAAGCATTGGAGGACAGTTCTACTACATCTCAGATGACACACCTCACCAAAGCTATGATAAATTGAATTACACCTTGTGCAAAGCAGGTGGCTTCTGTGTTGATTCCAGGCTgagccttcctctctctctgatgTACTGGCTTGCCTTCCTGCTAGAAATAGTGAGCTTCTTGCTGAGTCCAATTTACCAATATCAACCCCCTTTCAGTCGCCATATACTGACAGTGTCAAATAGTGTGTTCACCTTCTCCTACAAGAAAGCTCAACGAGATCTGGGGTATAACCCCTTATATAGCTGggaagaagcaaaaaagaaaaccatgggGTGGGTCACTTCCCTGACAGAGCAGCTTAGGGAAACTATAAAGACAAAGTCTAAGTGA